In the genome of Puntigrus tetrazona isolate hp1 chromosome 8, ASM1883169v1, whole genome shotgun sequence, the window gttattaatgttaagAAAGCGTGAACTATATGCATGAACGAAAACTCTGCTACTTTAAAGGTTAGACCTGACCTTTGTTTTTGCAACACTAATGCCATCAAACTAAATTGGAAGATGGCCATTTCCCAAAGAAGCACTGATGTTTCGAAAGCGACGTACTGCTTTTAGGGAAACATTGTACAAATTGTTGATGTATATTAAAAAGGAagtatttttgcattgtaaaaaaaatgcacatttcagcTTCTGAATTGTCGCAATCAGCAAATACATTTGTTAGTACACAatgcgtttgttttttttgtttttaccaatTGTATTTGTGCACATTATTAGACTACTTTGGTTTCTTCctaaaactcaaaacaagtgtTACCTCAGTCTTTAATGTTTGCAAATGATTTTCAGAAAGGTCTCCGTGATATTAAACAGACAGGTGTTTGAAGGCCAGGCTCATTTTCTAAATTACTCCTATTCAGGGCAGACAGGTTGTTTATGCACCAAAGTGACTGTTAGAAGTTGCGATGCTAGGCAACCGTGCTATCTAGATTATATTTCATGGGCCCCCTTATTGTGTCTGTGTAATTGAATATCTGATGAACAGATTGCACTGGGTTTGAAGTGCCAGGCTCATCTCTTCTCTCAGCTTATGCAGTGGTTTCAGAAAAGAGAAGCACTGAGATTTGCTATAAGACGTGTTAGTTAACTCTAAgttatacatgtaaaatatccTGCGGTTCTTCAAAGGTTGTATCATAGCCCCTCTGTTAAGACAATTTTATTGTTGGTCAGCGTGTGACACATTATCACACATTTTGTCCTAGAAAAGGTCGATTGTGATTGGTTGCAGTAAGCGTGTTTCACTGTTTAGTTCCTTCTGCCTTGGTTGTTATTTCCATGAGGAAGTGAGAATCTGGCCGGTTTTCATTTCATGTCTGAAATGTATAACAAGCCAATTCAATGCCTTTCATATGCTTATTCCTACTTGCAACTGGTTGGTCTTGTTGTAGCATGTTGGAGTTTCAGTTGTGCAACTAAGTGATGGCATGCTTGAATCATGTGTTTCAGCTCTGCATATGATGAAAAGACAGGATTGAAGGTCGCTGTGAAGAAGCTGTCAAGGCCGTTTCAGTCCATCATCCATGCCAAGCGGACCTACAGGGAATTGCGGCTGCTCAAACATATGAAACATGAGAATGTGAGTTTGGATCGCAGGTATTATCAAACCGACAAGGCTAATATGCACAGTGGTGTATGGTAATCCCAATGGGTTTAGTTCATCCAAATATTTAAAGTTCTGTCACTATTTACTCACCCAAAcctgtttttctcttcttcaaaAGAAGatatattacagattttttaattAGGAAGACTGCCCTATTCAGGGTAGtggcatatttaatttttaatttcggAAATATTTGCCATGCATTCCGTTGTAACGTCTATCACtcacatccttttttttttatttcatttgaaatggaaTAAGTCAATAAGatgtttactgtaaaatagcagtgatgtggctttttttttttaatgtgggtTATTATACTCTTAAATCAAGCCCTGTCTTTGAGCTATTGTCTGCTCCAGCGGCTCTGGAACATAATTTCTCACTGTATCCTTGAAAATGTCAGCAAATTCTGAGCAGCTCTACTCTGCTATTAGAGCTAGCCATTATTCTTTCTGTCAGAATCAAACTGTTATTAAAACATAGTAattcctctctttttcttaaTAGAAATTGGGTTATTCAGGGAATTCTATAACTGCTTAATTCTAGAGTTTCCTTGTCAGGTTACGCAATTAAATCATAATGCAAGATTGTTCATTCTGTACTAAATGATCCTGATTCGTGTTCTTTGCACTTTGTGCTTGCAGGTGATCGGGCTGCTGGATGTTTTTACACCTGCCACTAGCCTGGAGGAGTTTAATGATGTGTGAGTCAGACAGTTACTTCCTCCTTAAGAGATCTTTTCACTGgacttcatctttttttctttaatatgacTATATACTTTATGCAAGTGTTAATTAAACTGGAGGAAATGGAgcatttggggtcagtaaaattattttcaaagaaattaattccttttattcaacaagggtgttttaaattatttaaaagtgacatCTATTGTGTTATagaaaatttgtttaaaatagaagGTGctcttttgaattatttaatagaCTAACTTTAATAGATTATTTAATAGAGTGAAAACTGCATCATGGTTTTCACACAAATGTTAAGCTTTTTCAGCattggtagtagtagtagtaataataataataataataataataataagaataaatatttcttaagtgCCAGTTCAGCATTTTAGAATATGTTACTAAAGATTTGAGTGATgactgaaatttcagcttttccatcacttgaataaataaagtatagagataatataaatgtatgcttGGTGAGCTTTTTTAGTAAAAACTAATTGAGAACATAATTTTATTGCAGACATGTGGGCAGAATGAAGTGGCTActacacattaaaaatagaaactCACATGTCTGCCATCTGAAGCTGTGTTCAGACACTTCCTGTGTAAACACCTGCGTTGATCATCATTAGAGTGATTGGTTTTTGTTCCATACAGTACAGCTTCTTATACCCCTTTGTGTTTATTGCTAATTTCACACGCGGAATACTGCAGTATTTGTCCTGTGCCATTTGTTACATGACTAGAAATGAGTTTTTCGGGCTCTCGTGGTTTTATGGAGCTTCAGGTTTCCACAGAGACTGAGCTTTTTGTGCTGCCTGGCTCCAGCCTAACAGCCGTGGGTTGGTGGGGAATGCTAAGGATACAGCCAGGTTGTAAAACCAGATGCTGCGGTGACTTAACATCGATTCTGCTGCCAAAAATAGACCTGACGCACAGTGATGGGTGAAGGGCATCCTCACTTTGcttcagtttttcatttgtctGTGCAAGGAGAAGTGATGTGATGTTTGTTTTCTGCCTCTAATCTGTGTTTCCCCCAAATCTTTGTGGGGGTTGGATGTATATTTGTTGATTATCTCTAATGTTGAGTGTGTCTGTTGGGTGGAGAGTGTTTCTGGGATTAAGTAGGGCTTATTTTAAGCTCTGTTGTGTCGTACCGCAGTGGCTCTGTTTGACCTGTAGCTCCACCCTTTTGCCAAGAGTCAGTGCTTATTTAGACTGGTTACCACGAGGTCTTTGATAGGTTGAAGACTAATCAAATCTGATTGTTAATGTGCCTCAATGTACTGTGAGCCAGGTTCAATGGTCAATACAAATGGGACTTACTTAAATTAACCATTACATATCTGTTCTTCCTTTAAGTGACTACTTGAGTATACTAGTCCTTcttaagtaataatatatatatatatatttattatatgtacacttccatttaaaatgcttatttttttgccaGTAGTTGCTATGCTGCCCAATTCTAGTTGTTGTATATATGCTGCCCAATTCTAGTTGTTGTATATATGCTGCCCAATTCTAGTTGTTCAAttctatgttttaaaatattattacaatttaaaacagcttttctgtaTTAATTTTTTAGCAGTGGGAAAATGTTTACTATCACTTTTGCTCAAATTAATGCAccttttgataaataaaagcgttcatttatttaaacaaaaaatcctACTGGTCCTAAACtttaatgattatataattttactaCTTAAGTCATTGCCCAAATAATCAGGTGAATGCCTAAATAAACAAGTACCTAACGTATCGCTATTGTAAGGAAAGCagtattgtaaataaatgattatatgatTGCATAAGCCCAgctatagtttatatatatatatccctatattttcttgtttcttcAAGTTCCTCCATGGGCAAAAGTTGTGTGTCAGCCTCCAAGCAAAACAAGATTATGGGATTTATCAAAACAGAACTTAATGTTCTCTACGTTTCAGCGTATGCTGTCACTCCCAACACCAGGTTAAACAGTTGGCAGGATAATAACATTCCTGTGTTCTGTTTGGCAGGTACCTGGTGACTCATCTAATGGGTGCTGACCTGaataatattgtgaagtgtCAGAAGCTGACTGATGATCATGTTCAGTTCCTTATTTACCAGATCCTGCGAGGGCTTAAGGTGAAACAAACAGGAATATCTTAAGTATCTCAAATCTGATGCAAGTAAGGCTTTATCTGGATTTTGATTCTCTCACTTAACCTAgcgtttttcttttcatttttaccaGTACATCCATTCGGCTGACATCATTCACAGGGTAAGTGTTTGCTCAGCTATAGAAGAAATGGCCTGCAGGCTTTTTCTCccttaaaaaaatttgtttgttGGCCCGCGGAGCCAATTCTCCCTGGCATCGCCATGCTGCATGCTCAGGCCTGCTGTTCTGCTAAGACTAAAGCTAGAAATTGCTAGAAATTAGTTATGTCTTAAAGGAGTAGTCTGTGTTATTTTCAGCTTGTTGTCTGTGGATGGCGTCATTGCCATACTGTCGATTACCACAGAAGATAATTTTGAttctttatttagaaaaaaatgttcctCTGAGGTCAAATAGGTAATCTTTACAGCTAacataaagtttttgttttaaaatgtattcatgtttatgtgtttacagttttgtttacaaaaaatgaacttaaaaccGAACAGTTTTATCTCTGGAAATAGAAAGTGTTACGTATATACGATTAGTTTATAAATTGCAGAAAATATTCCTTTCAAAACCAATGTGGTATAAAGAAACCATAAGCTAATGGTTACTAATTGTTTCACAGGACTTGAAACCCAGCAACTTAGCAGTAAATGAAGACTGTGAGCTTAAggtgggtctttttttttttttttgttacacttTTGCATGTAATGTGGTTACTCAAATCATCATGTGCACAATAATACAATGATAACAGCTtgcttttcctgtttttttaatttttttccctttttgtaTCTCAGATCCTTGACTTTGGTCTGGCTCGACACACAGACGATGAGATGACAGGGTATGTGGCCACAAGGTGGTACCGTGCTCCAGAGATCATGCTTAACTGGATGCACTACAACATGACAGGTAACACAACTACATCCACATCTGATACAATGCAAATCATACTCTTTTTGAATCCGTGGagaaaattgatttttataatTGGATGGTATAGGATGGTGACTTATCCACAAGattcttatatattttaaaatgcagtttattaaagctgaatttttggcagccattacttcagacTCCAGTGCCACAATCTTACAGAAATCATTTTGTAATTCGtgatttcttgatttttttttttttataaataatatcaatgctgaaaacagttattctgcttaatattttttgtgaaaaccacaATACCTTTTTCTCCAGGAAGatttaaagaacagcatttatttgaaatgttttttgtaacaatgtaaatgcCTTTACTCTCACTTGATCAAGTTAATTCATCCTTAAATAATTCAGAAAgttaacattctttaaaataattttactgacCCCCAAATGCTTGAATGTAGTTACGACAAAAACCAAGCATGCTAACCAGCCCAATCTTAATGGCTTTGCCTAAGTGAGAATTGTGGCTGTTGATCCATGCCATTTTTACAGCTCTCTGTGACAAGATGGCTGGGTCAGAACACAAGAGAGAAAACATGTGCTTTCTGTTTCTCAACTAAAGTTGTTTCTTGATTTCATTTCAGTGGACATTTGGTCAGTAGGCTGCATCATGGCTGAGCTGTTGACAGGCAGGACTCTGTTTCCTGGCACAGATCGTATCCTTTTTCCTCTCATTTCCCTCTCGCCGACCTTCAAAAAAATAGTTCTCTGTTAATTGCGACATGGCTCCAAGCCggaaaaatgcatgttttggtGCGCATGTAGTTCTCATACTgacttaaatgtatacaaattatggataaatgtttttttaacaccaCGTTAGAATTTATTTGCTATGTTTCTCCCATTTTTCTGTCCTTTCAGTGTGTATTTGTGCTACTGGTCTTAAATTGAACTTTTGTCCTTTCCGCTTAAGCTCCGCCTTTTAAGCTACGGCCCAAGAGGCAACAGTCATTGGAAGGATATATCATCCATCATTATGAGAACGCAATAAACTTCCCTGCAGGAAATAACATGTCTCTTTCTCGCTTCTAATTGCCAGTGACCAATATTTTCAGGTTTCAGCACTTGCGGTGTGTTTTTCCCCCCTGGCTTTGCATATTTGACACACTGTATCTTGAACGGCTGCCGCTGTAAATGCATCTGGCTCCACAACCCTTGGAACAGAAATACTTGCCAAGTATTTTCCCCCTCTCGAAGGCAGAGCACACCTGTGCAGCTTCTTCTAACTTGCTTTTGCTAGGCAGACTGAAAATATTCAACCTTGTTCTATTTTTATCATCTTGCACGTCCTTCCACAGATGTGACCAAAGCGTCTGTGCTTTCCTGTTCTTTAACTACCTGTGAAACCAAAATAAGCATTccctgcttttgttttttgtggcCTGTTCTTTGTTGAGCCACACTAGTTTTCCTTCATCTCGTTTTATTAGACATCGATCAGTTGAAGCTTATTATGCTTCTGGTTGGAACTCCAGGACCTGAGCTGTTAATGAAAATTTCATCGGACTCTGTGAGTTTGATATATTTAGGAAGTGTGTACTTGCTAAAAATGCCTGTCTGTGTTGATTTTCAAAGTGGAAAATCCATTGGAAGCTGGCAGCTGTAATAACTTTTCTCTGGTCCAGGCTGGATGAGGATTTGAGTAGTAAAGTAAATTtgagtttaaagtaaaaaaaaaaaaatacataaatactgaCCCAAAATTCGTAGACGAGACTAGTTACCACTTGAAAAAGCTAGTTTTTGAAACATGGTGTCTTGATGACCTGCTAATAATCTGCTTGGACCAGCTAGAAATCAAAATACAGTTAACACTATAAGCTGGATTTTCCAACCGGGTATGTGTGTTGATTGTCGCTAATTGACAATGATGCTTTTCCAGTGTTCTATCTCTAAACTTTGACTTTTTGGCTTCACTTTTAGATTAAAGACTTATTTGAGGTTCTGTTTTGGGATTGAATCAACTGAAATTAACAAGCCCGAGTTTTGCCTTCCAGCTCTGCTGATGTATTTCTCAACTGATTCTAATCCTTGTCAAAATCTCTAAAGCATGATGTTCTTCTCTGCTGTATATGAACACATTTTGCATGCCGATTTCttgtctcctctctctttctttctttgatcATGTCTTTCTCCCTAGAGCAGTGGAGAACCGCAATACAGTGTCTATCTAACATTTGATAAATTTGCATTACGCTAAATTTGTTGATCGTGAGCTCCTTGACCTGGCCTTCAAAGATATAAACCAGCTTCAACAGATAATGCGACTTACAGGAACTCCACCTGCCTCTCTAATAAGCAGGATGCCTAGCCATGAGGTGAGCTCGCTGTCACCTAGCCCCTTGTTTGCAGAATACCCATCATGCCCTTTAATTAGCAGAGCTCTTTTTGGAAGTACAGACTGCATTTTAAAGTCCTATTAACAGATAATAAAGCAATATCACACAATCAAGAATGATTGGTGTACGTCCCAGATATAACCACAGATCCAAACACAGCCATGCGTTTTGTAATCACTCCAGTTCCAAGCTTCTGTGATACAAATAGCGACGTTGGACTGGAACCTCACTCAGCCAATCAAATTATGGGAGCAGAGCAAACTGATATAATATTCATTGGATCATTTTCCAGTCCggttaaaacattattttatctgTAGAAAACAAGCAAGAGTAATAGTGGTAATAAATTTGACCCAATAAGGTTCCTGTATCTTCTCCAGCACTTTCTCCTTCGCTCACTGCTTGCCTCTGAGCCGTCATGCAGTTATTCACTGATCTATGC includes:
- the mapk14a gene encoding mitogen-activated protein kinase 14A isoform X3, with the protein product MSQKERPTFYRQEVNKTIWEVPVRYQNLSPVGSGAYGSVCSAYDEKTGLKVAVKKLSRPFQSIIHAKRTYRELRLLKHMKHENVIGLLDVFTPATSLEEFNDVYLVTHLMGADLNNIVKCQKLTDDHVQFLIYQILRGLKYIHSADIIHRDLKPSNLAVNEDCELKILDFGLARHTDDEMTGYVATRWYRAPEIMLNWMHYNMTVDIWSVGCIMAELLTGRTLFPGTDHIDQLKLIMLLVGTPGPELLMKISSDSIKDLFEVLFWD
- the mapk14a gene encoding mitogen-activated protein kinase 14A isoform X1; this encodes MSQKERPTFYRQEVNKTIWEVPVRYQNLSPVGSGAYGSVCSAYDEKTGLKVAVKKLSRPFQSIIHAKRTYRELRLLKHMKHENVIGLLDVFTPATSLEEFNDVYLVTHLMGADLNNIVKCQKLTDDHVQFLIYQILRGLKYIHSADIIHRDLKPSNLAVNEDCELKILDFGLARHTDDEMTGYVATRWYRAPEIMLNWMHYNMTVDIWSVGCIMAELLTGRTLFPGTDHIDQLKLIMLLVGTPGPELLMKISSDSARTYINSLPQMPKRNFADVFIGANPLAVDLLEKMLVLDTDKRITAAEALAHPYFAQYHDPDDEPEADPFDQSFESRELDIEEWKRQTYEEVISFEAPVYDGDEMES
- the mapk14a gene encoding mitogen-activated protein kinase 14A isoform X2, giving the protein MSQKERPTFYRQEVNKTIWEVPVRYQNLSPVGSGAYGSVCSAYDEKTGLKVAVKKLSRPFQSIIHAKRTYRELRLLKHMKHENVIGLLDVFTPATSLEEFNDVYLVTHLMGADLNNIVKCQKLTDDHVQFLIYQILRGLKYIHSADIIHRDLKPSNLAVNEDCELKILDFGLARHTDDEMTGYVATRWYRAPEIMLNWMHYNMTVDIWSVGCIMAELLTGRTLFPGTDHINQLQQIMRLTGTPPASLISRMPSHEARTYINSLPQMPKRNFADVFIGANPLAVDLLEKMLVLDTDKRITAAEALAHPYFAQYHDPDDEPEADPFDQSFESRELDIEEWKRQTYEEVISFEAPVYDGDEMES